The Paenibacillus beijingensis nucleotide sequence TGTGAAATTTACGCTTTCGACGTTTTTGGATCACTCAGACTCACCTGTCATATTCCGGACTTCCAGCCGGTCATCATATTCAGCGCTTCCAAAACTGGCGCCCAATGGATTGCTCGCTCCCCAACTCCTGATTTTTCCGCTGGCTGAGCTCTTTCAAACTGCTCGTCATCAGGCCATTGGGCTTTTCCGTCATCATGCTCAATCATCCACCCTATCGCCTCCAGATGATCGCCGATAATAAGATGTTCGAGCGGTGTAACCCGCTCTCTGCGGCGGCGCAGCGGATTAATTTTTCCGACGTTGACCTTATTGACAGTTGCGACTTTAAGACCGAGACGCACCGCCTTCGCATGTGCAAGCGGAGGAACGGACAATACAGCGGAGCCCAACACCTGAATAGCCTGCCTGCTGAGCGCGTGAGGTACGGCCGTTAGCGATGTGCCTTCTAGATCGTGACGGCCCAACAACTCATTAAGTGCATGCTTGGCAAGAACGACGTTGTGAACCTTTTTTTTGCCGGTAGGGCCCGAATAATTGTTAAGCGCGACATCCGCATCTCTCTCCATGATCGCCTTCACAAAAGGTCGGAGCTTCCCGGCCGGAATAACCATATCCCCGTCGATAAACAGCAGCACTTCTCCGCGCGCAGCCTTCGCCCCTACACTTCGTCCGACATCGTGTCCCAATGGATAAGGGTATTCAATCAACCGTACTCTTTTTTGTCTCGCGATCTGAACAGATCCATCCGTAGATCCGTTTGCGACGACAATAATTTCGTAGCGGGGATGAATTTGCTCTGCTTGCCGCAAAACACGGGCGAGCGTCTTCCGTTCATTCATAACCGGAATAATAACCGAAACCAGAGGCGGCTGGCCCGTTTCAGGCTCAAATGTATGTTCGGTATATTCCGTTTGGCTCCGGGCGGTCCGGCGTTGGCTGCTTCCCCGCTGCATTTGAGCATCTGCGCGTTTGAATTTGCGTTTGCGTGCGTGCTTCATCGGGTTCACCTCACGTATTCTCTTTATCCTATGTCGGAATAAAAGTGCGGTAACGGCATTTGTACAGGTTAGCCATTTGCCGGGTCTGTCGTAGGCCGGTTGTCGCAAGTACGAGACGGAATCGGCCGCTTGAACAATTCCGCACATTGCATTGCTCATCTCACTAGTTGTCTCTATTTTGCTTACTTTTCTTCACTCTCCCATTAACTCAGGAAAATTTATCTTGCTTCCTCTCGTAATTAATGGAGCAATTTCCATACCTCGCCCTTAAAAATCACCTTATTTCGCTGAACCTTCTTCTTTTGAAAAATGATGCTTCCCTTTATCTATGGAAAAATCATCATATCTGCGCTCTTCCTCTACCTACATGGAAATCATAACCACCCTCTCTCTCCCTCTGACCTGTAGAAAATCATCATTATCCCCACTTTCCTTCTAACCGTATGGAAAATCGCCTTTTCTTCACACTCGACTCGCTCTCTGACCCTATGGAAAAATCG carries:
- a CDS encoding glycosyltransferase family 2 protein is translated as MKHARKRKFKRADAQMQRGSSQRRTARSQTEYTEHTFEPETGQPPLVSVIIPVMNERKTLARVLRQAEQIHPRYEIIVVANGSTDGSVQIARQKRVRLIEYPYPLGHDVGRSVGAKAARGEVLLFIDGDMVIPAGKLRPFVKAIMERDADVALNNYSGPTGKKKVHNVVLAKHALNELLGRHDLEGTSLTAVPHALSRQAIQVLGSAVLSVPPLAHAKAVRLGLKVATVNKVNVGKINPLRRRRERVTPLEHLIIGDHLEAIGWMIEHDDGKAQWPDDEQFERAQPAEKSGVGERAIHWAPVLEALNMMTGWKSGI